Proteins from a single region of Chromobacterium sp. ATCC 53434:
- a CDS encoding GNAT family N-acetyltransferase has protein sequence MSSPHPRGAAMDISTLDRLTPADLHRCFLEAFSDYVVPAQPSLGQLAFMLRRRGWAPELSAGVWLDNLLVGFWLCATSDIDGETEGYCIAAGVVPAARRRGALTGMAAQVESLLSARGIRRQRLEVIDGNLRAQQAYAALGFSPLRQLDCYQIQTPIAAAGDWPVTVHAGYRTQDWPPAAGLAYPPAVPNRRESLLRAEPPPRWLAVRRDGRLLGSLLMSPDGEVAELTVAPDCRRRGIASRLLHAGQMLANGGRLSFNNVDNRDLALLSLLLKHQAGYRLSQWEMLKSAAADDGIRPGR, from the coding sequence CGTTCAGCGATTACGTGGTGCCGGCCCAGCCCAGCCTGGGCCAACTGGCCTTCATGCTGCGCCGCCGCGGCTGGGCGCCGGAATTGAGCGCCGGCGTCTGGCTGGACAATCTCCTGGTCGGCTTCTGGCTATGCGCGACGTCGGACATCGACGGCGAGACCGAAGGCTATTGCATCGCCGCCGGCGTCGTCCCGGCCGCGCGCCGACGGGGCGCGCTGACCGGCATGGCCGCACAGGTGGAAAGCCTGCTGTCCGCGCGCGGCATCCGGCGCCAACGGTTGGAGGTGATAGACGGCAATCTGCGCGCGCAACAGGCCTATGCCGCGCTAGGCTTCTCACCGCTGCGCCAGCTGGACTGCTACCAGATCCAGACGCCGATAGCCGCCGCCGGCGACTGGCCGGTCACCGTGCATGCCGGCTACCGGACGCAGGACTGGCCGCCGGCCGCCGGGCTCGCCTATCCGCCGGCGGTGCCTAACCGCCGCGAATCGCTGCTGCGGGCCGAGCCGCCGCCGCGCTGGCTCGCCGTGCGCCGCGACGGCCGCTTGCTCGGCTCGCTGCTGATGTCGCCGGACGGAGAAGTCGCCGAACTGACGGTGGCACCGGACTGCCGCCGCCGCGGCATCGCCAGCCGGCTGCTGCACGCCGGCCAGATGCTGGCCAACGGCGGCAGGCTCAGTTTCAACAATGTGGACAACCGCGATCTGGCGCTGCTGAGCCTGTTGCTGAAACACCAGGCCGGCTACCGGCTGTCGCAATGGGAGATGTTGAAAAGCGCCGCGGCCGACGACGGCATTCGGCCCGGGCGGTGA